The DNA region GCCTACACTAAACCCTTTATGCTCTTTTAATACCATAAAGGTGGAAAGATTCTGACTGGAACCCGTTTTGGCGTAAACTAAAACTCCATCACAGGCAGTCCCCTCATCGTCAATGCAACCATTAGTGATCCACATCTTTCTGCCATTCAGGATATAATCATTCCCTTTTAACACAGCTGTGGAAGACATTCCTAAAACATCTGTACCCGCATCAGGTTCTGACATGCCCATGGCTCCAACAAATTCACCAGAGCACATTTTAGGAAGTAGCTGCTGTTTTTGCTCTTCATTCGCATTCACATAAAAGTTATTTACACAAAGCATAGCATGAGCCAAGTACGCCAAACAAAATCCTGGGTCTACAGCCGCTAACTCTTCATGAGCAATCACGGCAGCTGTGGCATCCATTCCCGCACCCCCGTACTCTTCGGATACCGTGATTCCTAAAAGCCCTAACTCTCCTAAGTTTCTAAAAAGCTCAACGTTAAATTTCTCTTCGCGATCATACTGGGCAGCCTGTGGCTCAACCGCACTTTTAGCAAAGTCTCGCACCATTTCTCTTAACATCGAATGCTCTTGAGTGGGGTTAAATATATCTGCGCTCATACTCACCTGCCTGCCTGGGTATTTTGAAATTCAAAATAATAAATGTAATTCAAACAAAATATAATCTTTATCATGGATTAGGCAAACCCTTTAGACTGAGTTTGGGGGTTTTGGGCCTAAAAAACCCCTTAAGTCTTAAGATTTTCCCTACAAAAAGTGACTTTTAAGCCATAACCCGCTATGGTCCCCTCCATGTCAGATTTTATTTATTTAGATTATAATGCGTCTACACCGCTTGCAGAAGAGGTTTTACAGGCCATGATGCCTTATTTTACTCAACATTACGGCAACCCCAGCTCGATGAGCCACTCTTATTCTTGGGCCGCAGCTGGTGGAATGACTATGGCTCGCAAACAGGTGGCCCACCTGCTTCATTGCGATCCCTCTGAAATCATCTTCACCAGTGGCGCTACAGAGTCCATCAACCTTGCTTTGCGAGGGGTTTTAGAGCAGCAGCCTGAGATTCAAACATGGACCACCGAAGTCGAACACGCGGCAACTTTTCAAACCCTTAAATCCGCCGAATCCAAAGGCTACAAAATCTTTTGGTTGAAAAACGAAAAAAACGGCCTTGTGCCCATGGA from Pseudobdellovibrionaceae bacterium includes:
- a CDS encoding acyl-CoA dehydrogenase family protein; translated protein: MSADIFNPTQEHSMLREMVRDFAKSAVEPQAAQYDREEKFNVELFRNLGELGLLGITVSEEYGGAGMDATAAVIAHEELAAVDPGFCLAYLAHAMLCVNNFYVNANEEQKQQLLPKMCSGEFVGAMGMSEPDAGTDVLGMSSTAVLKGNDYILNGRKMWITNGCIDDEGTACDGVLVYAKTGSSQNLSTFMVLKEHKGFSVGQKIKDKLGMRASNTAELVFEDCQVPKSWLIGEEGDSMKHMMRNLEIERLTLAAMSLGIARRSLEIMVKYASEREAFKLPLNRFGQIQKYIGDSYAEFKAARAYVYQTAQKLGPSGSGERVDSDGVKLFASTMGKNVSDRAIQVLGGYGYVGEYTVERLWRDAKLLEIGGGTIEAHQKNITRDLSKNPVLIDR